In a genomic window of Brassica rapa cultivar Chiifu-401-42 chromosome A10, CAAS_Brap_v3.01, whole genome shotgun sequence:
- the LOC103845360 gene encoding uncharacterized protein LOC103845360: MKTISGLGIGLSLVCVFLLLALVAEVYYLLRWKKKIISQESEEEKEEEQQQVGYAKELIQLFCFKKPEANNGGREVEISMNQDLELGFEAELMKLHNHRLLFTIIEETKADLESDDGKSRLGSRSRTRSLSDLPLGVNDCTTPGFTPLASPATLTSSPLESYSHHGFNPLFESDGELEFNKFFRPSSSSSPPPKFKFLRDAEEKLRRRLMEEAKSRDQKLTVTEGSFLKFMNPAMMNREEKQSSQESDETVSFCPSSSCTNLRTLDQRPTLVV; the protein is encoded by the coding sequence ATGAAGACTATAAGTGGTTTAGGGATAGGGTTGAGTTTGGTGTGTGTGTTTCTTCTATTAGCACTTGTTGCAGAGGTCTATTACCTTCTGAgatggaagaagaagatcatcAGCCAAGAAAgcgaagaagagaaagaagaagagcaacaacAGGTTGGGTACGCTAAGGAACTTATCCAGCTCTTCTGCTTCAAAAAGCCTGAGGCCAACAATGGCGGAAGAGAAGTGGAAATCTCGATGAATCAAGATTTAGAACTAGGGTTTGAAGCTGAGCTAATGAAGCTTCATAACCATAGGCTTCTCTTCACAATCATCGAAGAGACAAAAGCAGATTTGGAATCTGATGATGGGAAATCAAGACTAGGCTCAAGGTCAAGAACAAGGAGCCTGAGTGATCTTCCGCTTGGAGTAAATGATTGTACTACCCCTGGCTTCACTCCATTGGCTTCTCCTGCTACGCTAACGTCATCTCCCTTGGAGTCTTACTCGCACCATGGATTCAATCCTCTGTTCGAGTCAGACGGTGAGCTTGAGTTTAACAAGTTTTTCAggccgtcttcttcttcttctcctccgccTAAgttcaagttcttgagggatgCTGAAGAGAAGCTGAGGAGGAGATTGATGGAAGAAGCTAAAAGCAGAGATCAAAAGTTGACTGTAACAGAGGGTTCGTTTCTGAAGTTCATGAATCCTGCGATGATGAACAGAGAGGAGAAACAGAGTAGTCAAGAATCTGATGAGACGGTGTCGTTTTGTCCTTCTTCTTCATGTACAAATCTTAGAACGTTAGACCAGAGGCCCACACTGGTTGTTTAG